From one Chryseobacterium sp. 3008163 genomic stretch:
- the rpoN gene encoding RNA polymerase factor sigma-54 codes for MLKQHLQLKLGQKLAPQQIQLMKLIQLHTLEFEEELERELEENPALEVVKEESKEEEYSSLDESYETEGTESIETDFDVNDYIYDDEPNYKTASSNYSADDEDFDNESLLTEGQSLYDYLMEQINLININQDDLKIAEYIIGNLDTDGYLRREVKSIVDDLAFSQGIYTSVDKVEDILENYIQKLDPSGVGARGLQECLLLQIEKKVSSDKAISLAANILRFQFDALTNKHYNKIIQKYDIEEEDLKDALEEISKLSPKVGGNFDTQTITINQEIIPDFVISVKEGVVIPMLNSKNAPTLRVSEEYKDILTTYSHDKKSSEHKQAALFIKQKLDAAKWYIDAINQRQNTLLQTINAIVKFQYNYFITGDEKSLRPMILKDIADITGFDISTISRVVKSKYADTPNGILYLKDLFSDSLTNDDGEEVSTKEIKMHLQEVISKENKRKPLTDDALVVILKEQGYNIARRTIAKYREQLNIPVARLRKEL; via the coding sequence ATGCTAAAACAACATTTACAACTTAAATTAGGACAGAAACTTGCTCCTCAGCAAATCCAACTGATGAAGCTTATTCAGCTTCATACCTTAGAGTTTGAAGAAGAATTGGAAAGGGAATTGGAAGAAAATCCTGCATTAGAAGTGGTAAAGGAAGAGTCTAAAGAAGAGGAGTATTCTTCTTTGGATGAGTCTTACGAAACTGAAGGTACGGAAAGCATTGAAACAGATTTTGATGTGAATGATTACATCTATGATGACGAACCTAATTACAAAACTGCTTCCAGCAATTATTCTGCGGATGATGAAGATTTTGATAATGAAAGTCTTTTGACTGAAGGACAATCTTTATATGACTATTTAATGGAGCAAATCAACTTGATCAATATCAACCAAGATGATTTGAAAATTGCAGAATATATTATTGGTAATTTAGATACTGATGGTTATTTGAGACGTGAAGTAAAGTCTATTGTAGATGATTTGGCTTTTTCTCAAGGGATATATACGTCTGTTGATAAGGTTGAAGATATTTTAGAAAATTATATTCAAAAGTTAGATCCTTCTGGAGTTGGTGCGAGAGGCTTGCAAGAGTGTCTTTTGTTACAGATTGAGAAGAAAGTGAGTTCGGATAAAGCAATTTCTTTGGCTGCCAATATTTTGAGATTCCAGTTTGATGCTTTGACGAATAAGCATTATAATAAAATCATTCAGAAATATGATATTGAAGAGGAAGATTTGAAGGATGCTTTAGAAGAAATCTCTAAATTATCTCCAAAAGTAGGTGGGAATTTTGATACACAAACGATTACTATCAATCAGGAGATTATTCCGGATTTTGTAATATCTGTGAAAGAAGGAGTAGTAATTCCGATGTTGAATAGTAAAAATGCGCCGACACTAAGGGTTTCTGAAGAGTATAAAGATATTTTAACGACTTACTCTCATGATAAAAAGTCATCTGAACATAAGCAAGCTGCATTATTTATTAAACAAAAATTAGATGCTGCAAAATGGTACATAGATGCGATTAACCAGCGTCAGAATACATTGCTGCAAACAATTAATGCGATTGTAAAATTCCAGTATAATTATTTTATTACTGGTGATGAGAAATCTCTCAGACCTATGATTCTTAAAGATATTGCTGATATTACAGGGTTTGATATTTCCACGATTTCAAGAGTTGTAAAAAGTAAATATGCAGATACGCCAAACGGAATTCTTTATTTAAAAGATTTATTTTCTGATAGTTTAACAAATGATGACGGTGAGGAAGTTTCTACCAAAGAAATCAAAATGCACCTGCAGGAGGTCATCAGCAAAGAAAATAAGAGAAAACCGCTTACGGATGATGCTTTGGTTGTGATATTGAAAGAACAAGGTTATAATATTGCACGACGAACGATTGCAAAGTATCGAGAACAGTTAAACATTCCGGTCGCAAGATTGAGGAAAGAATTATAA
- a CDS encoding beta-carotene 15,15'-monooxygenase produces the protein MPEFDLDSFKKTWQEQPVQPKYDNDEILQMLNKKSRNYVKYILWISIIEFLLFSAFGLFYIIQNKESNTFLASLQKLGVEKNEQLQDIFDNIYLIIKVLTLFVTGYFVVKFYENYRKIKIEEDLKEFISRIIRFKKTVNAFILINILIVVIFTSALTIFGMYAIHNQNTALADSSMIAFTVSFIISTVLCVLLIWVYYRLVYGILIKRLDKNLNQLKEIDSQED, from the coding sequence ATGCCTGAATTTGATTTAGATAGCTTTAAGAAAACCTGGCAAGAACAACCTGTTCAGCCAAAATATGACAACGATGAAATTCTTCAGATGTTGAATAAAAAATCACGTAATTACGTGAAATATATATTATGGATTAGCATCATCGAGTTTTTATTATTTTCTGCTTTCGGATTATTTTATATTATACAAAACAAAGAATCAAATACTTTTCTTGCCTCTTTACAAAAATTAGGTGTTGAAAAAAATGAACAACTGCAAGATATTTTTGATAACATTTATTTAATTATAAAAGTCCTGACACTATTTGTCACTGGTTATTTTGTTGTGAAGTTTTATGAGAATTACCGTAAAATAAAAATTGAAGAAGATTTAAAAGAATTTATTTCCCGAATCATCAGATTCAAAAAAACGGTTAATGCATTTATTTTAATAAATATTTTAATTGTCGTAATATTTACCTCTGCTCTCACAATTTTCGGGATGTATGCTATACATAATCAAAACACTGCTCTTGCCGATTCGTCAATGATTGCTTTTACAGTAAGCTTTATTATCAGTACAGTTCTTTGTGTTCTGCTAATTTGGGTATACTATAGGCTTGTTTATGGAATTCTTATTAAAAGGCTCGATAAAAATCTGAATCAATTAAAAGAAATAGATTCTCAGGAAGATTAA
- a CDS encoding RNA polymerase sigma factor, whose protein sequence is MISKEKEFAQLIKDNQGLIIKVSRLYTNSLEDEEDLFQEIVLQLWRSYDSFKGNSKISTWMYRVALNTAITLFRKKSKSLPTNELDINHRDFIEDDDDKQQQISLLYTVIKTLPNVERAIVMMYLDDLPYKDIAENLGITEVNARVKMNRLKKVLKEKMEKNA, encoded by the coding sequence TTGATTTCTAAAGAGAAAGAATTTGCCCAGCTTATAAAAGATAATCAAGGTTTGATTATAAAAGTGTCACGGCTATATACCAATTCTCTCGAAGATGAGGAAGATCTTTTTCAGGAAATTGTACTGCAATTGTGGAGAAGTTACGATTCATTTAAAGGAAACTCAAAAATATCTACATGGATGTATCGTGTAGCGCTTAATACTGCGATTACACTTTTCAGAAAGAAAAGCAAAAGCTTACCAACCAATGAACTGGATATCAATCACCGAGATTTTATTGAAGATGATGACGATAAGCAACAACAAATATCGTTATTGTACACTGTGATTAAAACCCTTCCAAACGTAGAAAGAGCGATTGTGATGATGTATTTGGATGATCTTCCGTATAAAGACATTGCAGAAAACCTCGGGATTACTGAAGTGAATGCGCGTGTGAAGATGAATAGATTAAAGAAAGTCCTTAAAGAAAAAATGGAAAAAAATGCCTGA
- a CDS encoding PPK2 family polyphosphate kinase, with the protein MLKLSLKLLQYGRQFFRRLYNKGQIFNKKTDTEYKGKLTKEEGVQILIQEKEKLRELQEKLYADGSKSLLVVLQAMDAAGKDSLIEHVFGGVNPQGCNVMSFKTPSSKEYAHDFLWRHYLALPQKGMIGIFNRSHYESVLVCKVHPEYNLSEKTWDSVKDFDKEFWDNRYESIRNFEKHLAQNGTTIIKIFLHVSKDEQKKRLLDRINEQEKNWKFSAADLPERALFDEYMNCYETAINETSKDEAPWYVIPADNKWFARLSAIQIIIDTLEKMDLQFPQLSKEDKAGLDEAKKQLESE; encoded by the coding sequence ATTCTAAAACTTTCACTTAAATTATTACAATATGGCAGACAATTTTTCAGACGACTTTATAATAAAGGACAAATTTTCAATAAAAAAACTGATACAGAATATAAAGGGAAACTTACTAAAGAGGAAGGTGTTCAGATCTTAATCCAAGAAAAAGAAAAACTTCGTGAGTTGCAGGAAAAACTGTATGCCGATGGAAGTAAATCTCTTTTGGTTGTACTTCAGGCAATGGATGCTGCAGGAAAAGACAGCTTGATTGAGCATGTTTTTGGCGGAGTAAATCCTCAAGGCTGTAATGTGATGAGTTTTAAAACACCGAGCTCAAAAGAATATGCTCATGACTTTTTGTGGAGACATTATTTAGCTTTACCACAAAAAGGAATGATCGGAATTTTCAACCGTTCTCATTATGAAAGTGTTTTGGTTTGTAAAGTACATCCTGAATATAATTTAAGCGAAAAAACCTGGGATTCTGTAAAGGATTTTGATAAAGAATTCTGGGATAATCGTTACGAAAGTATTAGAAATTTTGAAAAACATTTGGCTCAAAACGGAACTACTATTATTAAAATTTTCCTTCATGTTTCGAAAGATGAACAAAAGAAAAGATTATTAGATAGAATCAACGAACAGGAAAAAAACTGGAAATTCTCTGCGGCAGATTTACCCGAAAGAGCTTTGTTTGATGAATACATGAACTGCTACGAAACTGCAATTAACGAAACCTCAAAAGATGAAGCGCCTTGGTATGTGATTCCGGCAGATAATAAATGGTTTGCCAGATTATCTGCAATACAAATTATTATTGATACATTAGAAAAAATGGATTTACAATTTCCTCAACTTTCAAAAGAAGATAAAGCTGGCTTAGATGAGGCCAAAAAACAGTTGGAAAGCGAGTAA
- a CDS encoding DUF1573 domain-containing protein, whose amino-acid sequence MKTLFAGIALFGTIALASAQTITFDKTTYEYGAIKPNSDGTRFFTVTNTGDKPLIISNVKPACGCTTPEFSQDPILPGKSAKIKVGYATANAGPFNKMIEVFSNDPVNSRSIIYIKGDVNANAPEPKVLTPAEQKAAAKAEKKAAKAAKKVAARN is encoded by the coding sequence ATGAAAACATTATTTGCAGGAATTGCATTATTTGGAACCATTGCTTTAGCATCTGCACAAACAATTACATTCGACAAAACGACTTACGAATATGGTGCAATTAAACCAAATTCTGACGGTACAAGATTTTTTACTGTAACTAACACAGGTGATAAGCCTTTGATTATTTCAAACGTAAAACCTGCTTGCGGATGTACAACTCCTGAATTTAGCCAAGACCCAATCTTACCAGGAAAATCTGCTAAAATCAAAGTAGGATATGCTACAGCTAATGCAGGTCCTTTCAACAAAATGATTGAAGTATTTTCTAATGACCCTGTAAACAGCAGAAGTATTATCTACATCAAAGGTGATGTAAACGCAAACGCTCCTGAACCTAAAGTTTTGACACCTGCCGAACAAAAAGCAGCTGCAAAAGCTGAAAAGAAAGCTGCTAAAGCCGCTAAGAAAGTAGCTGCAAGAAACTAA